The following are from one region of the Stenotrophomonas lactitubi genome:
- a CDS encoding GPO family capsid scaffolding protein — MAGKTDKKKLRSKFFRVAVEGATTDGRVIERQHITDMAASYDPQLYGARIWVEHLRSLMPDGPFKAFGDVLAVKAEEVEVGGVKKLALFAQIEPTDALVAMVNNDKQKLYTSIEIAPKFADTGKAYLQGLAVTDTPASLGTEMLAFAAQNPDKNPLASRKQAPDNLFTALEETEIAFDEVEQPAPRPSKMAILLSGIGLLPKPAPEPKDDAAPDAGKFAEQLLATFNAQDERLEQLAEENRSLSAKVQNLTAQVAGVRKTLDDTPQTFNQRPKISGSGGNVGDATDC, encoded by the coding sequence ATGGCCGGCAAGACCGACAAAAAGAAGCTGCGTTCCAAGTTCTTCCGCGTCGCCGTCGAAGGCGCAACCACCGACGGCCGCGTAATCGAGCGTCAGCACATCACCGATATGGCCGCGTCCTACGATCCGCAGCTGTACGGCGCCCGCATCTGGGTGGAGCACCTGCGCAGCCTGATGCCCGACGGCCCGTTCAAGGCGTTCGGCGACGTCCTGGCCGTGAAGGCCGAAGAGGTCGAAGTGGGCGGCGTGAAGAAGCTGGCCCTGTTCGCCCAGATCGAGCCGACCGACGCCCTGGTGGCGATGGTCAACAACGACAAGCAGAAGCTCTACACCAGCATCGAGATTGCGCCGAAGTTCGCCGACACCGGGAAGGCATACCTGCAGGGACTGGCCGTGACCGACACCCCGGCCAGCCTGGGCACGGAAATGCTGGCATTCGCCGCTCAGAACCCGGACAAGAATCCGCTCGCATCTCGCAAGCAGGCACCCGACAACCTGTTCACGGCGCTGGAGGAAACGGAAATCGCCTTCGATGAAGTCGAGCAGCCGGCGCCGCGCCCGAGCAAGATGGCCATCCTGCTCTCGGGCATTGGGCTGCTGCCCAAGCCGGCACCGGAACCGAAGGACGACGCCGCACCTGACGCAGGCAAGTTTGCCGAGCAGCTGCTGGCGACCTTCAACGCCCAGGACGAACGCCTCGAGCAGCTGGCCGAGGAGAACCGCAGCCTGAGCGCCAAGGTTCAGAACCTCACCGCGCAGGTGGCCGGCGTCCGCAAGACGCTCGATGACACCCCGCAGACGTTCAACCAGCGCCCGAAGATTTCCGGCAGCGGCGGCAACGTCGGCGACGCCACCGACTGCTGA
- a CDS encoding BLUF domain-containing protein, translated as MPNRAVVFVSEARADLSEAKLASIMADAARFNRDVGVSGVTLFDGSRFLAYMEGPPDALDVAFSRARGASSHSQLIEVARGRVGQRRVPYWPMRLVNVEAGTLPRMLRADWTGFVQRTDDGVVPATAMELLSALVQPHAVAA; from the coding sequence ATGCCTAACAGGGCTGTGGTATTTGTCAGTGAGGCGCGCGCCGACCTGAGCGAGGCAAAGTTGGCCTCGATCATGGCGGATGCTGCCCGATTCAATCGGGATGTTGGTGTCAGCGGCGTCACGCTATTTGATGGGAGTCGTTTCCTCGCCTACATGGAGGGGCCGCCCGATGCACTGGACGTGGCGTTCTCCCGTGCGCGGGGCGCTTCCAGTCATTCGCAGCTGATCGAGGTAGCGCGTGGCCGCGTAGGGCAGCGCCGGGTTCCCTACTGGCCTATGCGGTTGGTGAACGTAGAAGCGGGAACCTTGCCCAGAATGCTGCGGGCCGACTGGACTGGTTTCGTGCAACGGACGGATGACGGTGTGGTGCCGGCGACCGCGATGGAGCTGCTCAGTGCGCTTGTTCAGCCACATGCCGTCGCTGCATGA
- a CDS encoding phage major capsid protein, P2 family, translating to MRTETRTQFNQFTRRVAELNNIESAALSFSVEPSVQQTIEQRIQESSAFLSAINMPGVIDLKGEKIGVGVSGTIAGRTDTSGNGKREPADVTALDKTGYECVQTNYDTAIPYARLDAWARQKNFQTVLRDAIIQRQALDRIMVGFNGTSIAPTTNSSTNPLLQDVNKGWLQKYREHSAKRVMAKGKAGDKILIGGADKATRDYANLDALVMDVVSNLIDPWHQQDPALVVVLGRNLVHDKYFPIINQDNKPTEQLAADLVLGTKRIGGLQPVVVPFMPADALLVTSLDNLSLYWQIDGRRRYIKEEPEKNRVANFESSNDCYVVEDYGRGAVVENIKLVEQDEAPKVGG from the coding sequence ATGCGTACCGAAACCCGCACACAGTTCAACCAGTTCACCCGTCGCGTGGCGGAGCTGAACAACATCGAATCTGCCGCCCTGTCGTTCTCGGTCGAGCCGAGCGTGCAGCAGACCATTGAGCAGCGCATTCAGGAGAGCAGCGCTTTCCTGTCCGCCATCAACATGCCCGGCGTGATCGACCTCAAGGGCGAGAAGATTGGCGTGGGTGTGAGTGGCACCATCGCCGGCCGCACCGACACCAGCGGCAATGGCAAACGTGAACCGGCGGATGTGACCGCACTCGACAAGACCGGCTACGAGTGTGTGCAGACCAACTACGACACCGCCATTCCCTACGCACGCCTCGACGCGTGGGCACGTCAGAAGAACTTCCAGACCGTGCTGCGCGACGCGATCATCCAGCGCCAGGCACTGGACCGCATCATGGTCGGGTTCAACGGCACGAGCATTGCACCAACCACCAACAGCTCCACCAACCCGCTGCTGCAGGATGTGAACAAGGGCTGGCTGCAGAAGTACCGCGAGCATTCCGCCAAGCGTGTGATGGCCAAGGGCAAGGCCGGCGACAAGATCTTGATCGGCGGCGCCGACAAGGCGACGCGTGACTACGCCAACCTCGACGCGCTTGTCATGGACGTGGTGTCCAACCTGATCGACCCGTGGCATCAGCAAGATCCGGCGTTGGTCGTCGTGCTCGGCCGCAACCTGGTGCATGACAAGTATTTCCCGATCATCAATCAGGACAACAAGCCCACTGAGCAGCTGGCCGCGGATCTGGTGCTGGGCACCAAACGCATTGGTGGACTGCAGCCGGTCGTTGTTCCCTTCATGCCGGCCGATGCTCTGCTGGTCACGTCGCTGGACAACCTGTCCCTCTATTGGCAGATCGACGGCCGCCGCCGCTACATCAAGGAAGAGCCGGAGAAGAACCGCGTGGCGAACTTCGAGTCTTCCAACGACTGCTACGTGGTCGAGGACTATGGCCGTGGCGCTGTGGTCGAGAACATCAAGCTCGTTGAGCAGGATGAAGCTCCGAAGGTCGGAGGCTAA
- a CDS encoding DNA-methyltransferase, which translates to MKNELIHGDALSVLPTLPANSFDALITDPPYASGGVHASARQRSPNEKYMQSSGPYLHADFPSDERDQRSHLAWMQLWLAQCNRVLRDGAPVLLFTDWRQLPLTTDALQCAGFTWRGVAVWDKTGGVRPQRGRFSNQAEYVVWGSKGGMPLGRAAPTLPGVFREAVRKSDKHHLTGKPTDLMRQLVRICEQGGRILDPFAGSGTTLVAADLEGYSWTGIEMTGHYFDVARARLPSP; encoded by the coding sequence ATGAAAAACGAACTGATCCACGGCGATGCACTGAGCGTCCTGCCGACCCTGCCGGCCAACAGCTTCGACGCCCTCATCACTGACCCGCCGTATGCCAGCGGTGGCGTGCATGCCTCTGCCCGCCAGCGCAGCCCGAACGAGAAGTACATGCAGAGCAGTGGGCCGTATCTCCATGCTGACTTCCCCAGCGACGAACGCGACCAGCGCTCACACCTGGCATGGATGCAACTGTGGTTGGCGCAATGCAATCGCGTCCTGCGGGATGGCGCGCCGGTGTTGCTGTTTACCGACTGGCGGCAACTGCCGCTGACCACGGACGCGCTGCAATGCGCCGGCTTTACCTGGCGTGGTGTCGCGGTATGGGACAAGACGGGCGGCGTGCGACCGCAGCGTGGCCGATTCTCCAACCAGGCCGAGTACGTCGTGTGGGGTAGCAAGGGCGGGATGCCGCTGGGCCGGGCTGCGCCAACGCTGCCGGGCGTGTTCCGTGAGGCGGTGCGCAAATCCGACAAGCACCATCTGACCGGTAAGCCGACCGACCTGATGCGTCAGCTGGTGCGGATCTGCGAGCAGGGCGGGCGCATCCTCGACCCGTTCGCCGGCTCGGGCACGACGCTGGTGGCTGCGGATCTTGAGGGCTACAGCTGGACCGGCATCGAGATGACCGGGCACTACTTCGACGTGGCGCGTGCCCGACTGCCCAGCCCCTAA
- a CDS encoding Com family DNA-binding transcriptional regulator, whose translation MMTGRQNLRCGACARLLARAAGDYDLQMKCPRCGDMNHMKAQSLSTDRRERHHEEGSTHEKRTDPRRCTERPADPAGQQLRRPHH comes from the coding sequence ATGATGACCGGTCGCCAGAACCTGCGCTGCGGCGCTTGTGCCCGACTGCTGGCCAGGGCCGCCGGCGACTATGACCTACAGATGAAATGCCCACGCTGTGGGGATATGAACCATATGAAGGCCCAGAGCCTCTCCACGGATCGCCGCGAGCGACACCACGAAGAAGGCTCTACCCATGAAAAACGAACTGATCCACGGCGATGCACTGAGCGTCCTGCCGACCCTGCCGGCCAACAGCTTCGACGCCCTCATCACTGA
- a CDS encoding head completion/stabilization protein, which translates to MSGFVANASPVTKQPNVTAGAFWPEIDVAVLREAIRVPGDIPAPRMRSTVVSAVMDVTRELEAWQAGKEAAGYTALADVPAQVIDGSTRLVHLFLRAVGCATAVELHERYRSYDATAQGNQRAEELTPTIDEIRRDLRNAICDLQGLPRVTVELI; encoded by the coding sequence ATGAGCGGTTTTGTTGCCAACGCATCACCTGTCACCAAACAGCCCAACGTCACCGCCGGCGCCTTCTGGCCGGAAATCGACGTGGCCGTGCTGCGTGAAGCGATCCGTGTCCCCGGCGACATCCCGGCACCCCGGATGCGCAGCACTGTGGTGTCGGCCGTCATGGACGTAACGCGGGAACTGGAAGCGTGGCAGGCAGGCAAGGAAGCCGCCGGCTACACCGCCCTGGCCGATGTGCCCGCGCAGGTGATCGACGGCAGCACGCGGCTGGTGCATCTGTTCCTGCGCGCGGTCGGCTGCGCCACCGCCGTCGAACTGCACGAGCGCTACCGCTCCTATGACGCCACCGCACAAGGCAACCAGCGTGCGGAGGAACTGACACCGACCATTGATGAGATCCGCCGCGATCTGCGCAACGCCATCTGCGACCTGCAGGGCTTGCCGCGCGTCACGGTGGAACTGATCTGA
- a CDS encoding helix-turn-helix domain-containing protein, with product MNLIDYAISQGGYGTPSCPVMRRLAHQTGCALRTLYMIARGHKLPGARLCRRIELATAGAVRREFLRPDVFAPGPSSIQGEAHHAA from the coding sequence ATGAACCTCATCGACTACGCCATCTCCCAAGGGGGCTACGGCACCCCCAGTTGCCCCGTGATGCGCCGTCTGGCCCACCAGACCGGCTGTGCGCTGCGGACCCTCTACATGATCGCCCGCGGCCACAAGTTGCCCGGTGCCCGTCTGTGCCGCCGCATCGAGCTGGCCACGGCCGGCGCGGTCCGCCGCGAATTCCTGCGCCCGGATGTGTTCGCGCCGGGTCCGTCGTCCATCCAAGGAGAAGCCCACCATGCAGCTTGA
- the gpM gene encoding phage terminase small subunit, with protein sequence MADSPAKRHLQRVEAEEAAKRAAGSNLMEGTPIYQQTLLQMATDRARLKQIQSSQAKGQLKAALLPTYDAYIEGVLAADAGGQDDVVSTLMLWNIDAGLYDAALNIAAYVLAHGLAMPDRFERTAGCVVAEEIGIAALNALKTGAAFDLGVLNRAVEVTDGHDMPDQVRARLLLARARGLLATDSEEAPLNAEGVDKAVEDLRRAIQLHDSCGGKEDLKRAERLQKKFEASQSND encoded by the coding sequence ATGGCCGACAGTCCCGCCAAGCGGCACCTGCAGCGCGTGGAGGCCGAAGAAGCCGCCAAGCGCGCAGCGGGCAGCAACCTGATGGAGGGCACGCCGATCTATCAGCAGACCCTGCTGCAGATGGCCACCGACCGCGCTCGACTGAAACAGATCCAGTCGAGTCAGGCCAAGGGCCAACTCAAGGCCGCCCTGCTGCCGACCTACGATGCGTATATCGAGGGTGTCCTCGCTGCCGATGCAGGTGGCCAGGATGACGTGGTGTCCACGCTGATGCTGTGGAACATCGACGCGGGGCTGTACGACGCGGCGCTGAACATCGCCGCCTACGTACTGGCCCACGGCCTGGCAATGCCCGACCGATTCGAGCGCACCGCCGGCTGCGTCGTAGCCGAGGAAATCGGCATCGCCGCGCTCAACGCGTTGAAGACGGGCGCAGCGTTCGACCTCGGCGTGCTGAACCGGGCCGTCGAAGTTACCGACGGTCACGACATGCCCGATCAGGTCCGCGCCCGGCTGCTGCTGGCCCGCGCTCGCGGCCTGCTGGCCACCGACAGCGAAGAGGCACCGCTGAATGCGGAGGGCGTTGACAAGGCGGTCGAGGATCTGCGGAGGGCCATCCAGCTGCACGACAGCTGCGGCGGCAAGGAAGACCTCAAGCGCGCCGAGCGTTTGCAGAAGAAGTTCGAGGCCAGTCAGTCCAACGACTGA
- a CDS encoding tail protein X translates to MRVVSMQGDTLDALCHRHLGTTAGMVEKAHALNYGISLHGPVLPIGTVVELPDVPAPSTGAAMRPLVQLWD, encoded by the coding sequence ATGCGCGTCGTCTCGATGCAGGGCGACACGCTCGACGCGCTCTGCCACCGGCACCTGGGCACCACCGCCGGCATGGTCGAGAAGGCGCACGCACTGAACTACGGCATCAGCCTGCATGGGCCGGTCCTGCCCATCGGCACTGTCGTGGAGCTACCCGACGTACCCGCACCGTCCACCGGCGCCGCGATGCGCCCCCTTGTTCAGCTATGGGATTGA
- a CDS encoding SOS response-associated peptidase, with the protein MCGRFVQLPIVDLGQPDLADLAPGLAEIQPSYNLAPTQRASIVLDRDEGRQVTRLAWGLLPFWAKAKGLQGSTINARIETVATKPAFRSAFKKRRCVIPMAGYYEWSVSPEDGKKDPWFIHATGTLLAAGLWEDASPLLPEGNLGTFTIITGDSSGVSADIHDRMPVWLQAGQIDEWMAASADDAMAMLLASETPAMEAYRVSRAVNTPRNNTQQLLLQVA; encoded by the coding sequence ATGTGCGGCCGATTCGTCCAGCTCCCCATTGTCGACCTCGGCCAGCCTGATCTGGCTGACCTTGCCCCCGGCCTGGCCGAGATCCAGCCCAGCTACAACTTGGCGCCGACGCAGCGCGCCTCGATCGTCCTGGACCGCGACGAAGGCCGGCAGGTCACCCGGCTGGCCTGGGGCCTGCTGCCGTTCTGGGCGAAGGCCAAGGGCCTGCAGGGCTCGACCATCAATGCCCGGATCGAGACGGTGGCCACCAAGCCAGCCTTCCGATCGGCGTTCAAAAAGCGCCGCTGCGTGATCCCGATGGCCGGCTACTACGAGTGGTCAGTGAGCCCCGAGGACGGCAAGAAAGACCCGTGGTTCATCCACGCAACCGGGACGCTGCTGGCCGCCGGGCTGTGGGAGGATGCCAGCCCCCTGCTGCCCGAGGGGAACCTGGGCACCTTCACCATCATCACCGGCGACAGCAGCGGCGTGTCGGCAGACATCCACGACCGCATGCCCGTCTGGCTGCAGGCCGGCCAGATCGATGAGTGGATGGCCGCCAGCGCGGACGATGCCATGGCGATGCTGCTAGCCAGCGAGACGCCGGCAATGGAGGCCTATCGCGTCAGCAGGGCAGTGAACACCCCTCGCAACAACACCCAGCAGCTGCTGCTGCAGGTCGCCTGA
- a CDS encoding phage holin family protein: MAEFLTTATLLCSLAICVRLLTYRPAPGANHRPAIAWCAWLLIASTGGLALQIMLQGARAHVTVWQLLLLLVLLVATYRSRGNVAHLFGSN, from the coding sequence ATGGCTGAGTTCCTGACCACTGCCACGCTGCTGTGCAGCCTGGCCATCTGCGTCCGCCTGCTGACCTACCGGCCAGCACCCGGCGCCAACCACCGCCCCGCCATCGCCTGGTGCGCATGGCTGCTGATCGCCTCCACCGGCGGCCTGGCGCTGCAGATCATGCTGCAGGGCGCGCGTGCCCACGTCACCGTCTGGCAGCTGCTGCTACTGCTGGTCCTGCTGGTGGCCACCTATCGTTCGCGCGGCAACGTCGCGCACCTGTTCGGGAGCAACTGA
- a CDS encoding terminase ATPase subunit family protein, translating into MTSVAEKLHVDPRRQAKFLYWMGWRVCDIASLIGENEKTIHSWKARDEWDRADAVERIGGALEARLAILIHKEGKTGGDFKEIDLLHRQLERQARIQRYQGGGNEADLNPAVANRNAAPKKKARKNEFSDEEIERLQTAFVDGCFDYQRDWYRAGNERTRVILKSRQIGATYYFAREALIDALTTGRNQIFLSASKSQAHIFLGYMRGFVREVLDRDLTGDPITLANGAELFFLGTNARTAQGYHGNFYFDEFFWTHGFNQLNKVASGMAMHKKWRKTYFSTPSTMAHEAFDFWTGDRFNKGRPVSQQIQMDVSHARLMGGRRCEDAMWRQIVTVLDAAGRGCDLFDIEELRRDYSAEEFANLLMCEFVDDSASIFPLTMLQPCQVDSWVEWADDFKPLAIRPYGDRAVWIGYDPAETGDSAGIVIVAPPQVPGGKFRVLERHQFKGMDFAAQAAFIQQVTKRYWVTYIGIDATGMGTGVAQLVRQFFPGVTIFNYSPEVKTRLVLKAFDVIKNERLEYDAGWTDVTQSLLAIQKTITPSGRQVTYTAGRSRTTGHADLAWALMHALQNEPLEGGAAARGSMEIF; encoded by the coding sequence GTGACCAGCGTAGCCGAAAAACTCCACGTCGATCCACGACGCCAAGCCAAGTTCCTGTACTGGATGGGGTGGCGCGTGTGCGATATCGCCAGCCTGATCGGCGAGAATGAAAAGACGATCCACAGCTGGAAGGCGCGAGACGAATGGGACCGCGCCGATGCCGTGGAGCGCATCGGTGGTGCACTGGAAGCGCGTTTGGCCATCCTGATCCACAAGGAGGGGAAGACCGGCGGCGACTTCAAGGAAATCGATCTGCTGCACCGACAGCTTGAGCGGCAGGCTCGCATCCAGCGATACCAGGGCGGCGGCAACGAAGCCGATCTGAATCCTGCGGTGGCCAACCGCAACGCCGCGCCGAAGAAGAAGGCACGCAAGAACGAGTTCAGCGACGAAGAGATCGAGCGCCTGCAGACGGCGTTCGTGGATGGCTGTTTCGACTACCAGCGGGATTGGTATCGGGCTGGCAACGAACGCACGCGGGTGATCCTGAAATCCCGCCAGATCGGCGCCACCTACTACTTTGCGCGCGAGGCGCTGATCGACGCGCTGACCACGGGTCGCAATCAGATTTTCCTCAGTGCTTCAAAGAGCCAGGCCCATATCTTCTTGGGCTACATGCGCGGCTTTGTACGTGAGGTGCTGGACCGCGATCTGACCGGCGATCCGATCACCCTGGCCAACGGTGCCGAGCTGTTCTTCCTCGGCACGAACGCCCGCACCGCGCAGGGCTACCACGGCAATTTCTACTTCGACGAGTTCTTCTGGACCCATGGCTTTAACCAGCTGAACAAGGTCGCCAGCGGCATGGCGATGCACAAGAAGTGGCGCAAGACCTACTTCAGCACGCCATCGACCATGGCGCACGAAGCGTTCGATTTCTGGACCGGCGACCGCTTCAACAAGGGGCGCCCGGTTTCCCAGCAGATCCAGATGGATGTGAGCCACGCGCGGTTGATGGGCGGGCGCCGCTGTGAAGACGCCATGTGGCGCCAGATCGTGACCGTTTTGGATGCGGCAGGCCGAGGCTGCGACCTGTTCGATATCGAGGAACTACGCCGCGACTACAGCGCCGAGGAATTCGCCAATCTGCTGATGTGCGAGTTCGTGGACGACAGCGCCAGCATTTTCCCGCTCACCATGCTGCAGCCGTGCCAGGTCGATAGCTGGGTGGAGTGGGCCGACGACTTCAAGCCGCTGGCCATTCGCCCCTACGGCGACCGCGCGGTGTGGATCGGGTATGACCCGGCCGAGACAGGCGACAGCGCGGGCATCGTCATTGTGGCCCCGCCGCAGGTGCCCGGCGGCAAGTTCCGCGTGCTGGAACGCCATCAGTTCAAGGGCATGGACTTTGCGGCGCAGGCTGCTTTCATCCAGCAGGTTACCAAGCGGTATTGGGTGACCTACATCGGCATCGACGCGACCGGCATGGGCACCGGCGTGGCGCAGTTGGTGCGCCAGTTCTTCCCCGGAGTGACGATCTTCAACTACTCGCCCGAGGTGAAGACCCGTCTGGTGTTGAAGGCGTTCGATGTCATCAAGAACGAGCGTCTGGAGTACGACGCAGGGTGGACCGACGTCACGCAGTCGCTGCTGGCGATCCAGAAAACCATTACCCCGAGCGGGCGCCAGGTCACCTATACGGCCGGGCGCTCGCGCACCACAGGCCACGCCGATCTGGCGTGGGCACTCATGCACGCACTGCAGAACGAACCGCTGGAAGGCGGCGCCGCTGCGCGCGGCTCCATGGAGATTTTCTGA
- a CDS encoding glycoside hydrolase family protein: protein MSRPATALPVRRLVAALALSAAGLIAIVEHEGYTDAAVVPTRNDRPTYGFGSTRREDGTPVRLGDRTTPVRALRTVEAHLAREESQFRASLPGVALTQGEYDTYVDFLYQYGIGNWNGSSMRGHLLRGEYRQACDALLLWKRAGGYDCSTRVNGQPNTVCWGVWQRQQQRHARCLAEQ from the coding sequence ATGAGCAGGCCGGCCACAGCGTTGCCGGTGCGCCGTCTGGTTGCCGCGCTGGCCCTCAGTGCCGCAGGCCTGATCGCCATTGTCGAGCATGAGGGCTATACCGACGCGGCGGTGGTGCCGACCCGCAACGATCGGCCGACCTATGGTTTTGGCTCGACCCGACGCGAAGATGGCACGCCGGTGCGGCTCGGAGACCGGACTACACCGGTCCGTGCGCTGCGTACCGTGGAAGCACATCTGGCACGCGAGGAATCGCAGTTCCGCGCATCGTTGCCGGGCGTCGCGCTGACTCAGGGTGAGTACGACACCTATGTCGACTTCCTCTACCAGTATGGGATCGGCAACTGGAATGGATCGTCCATGCGCGGGCACCTCCTGCGAGGTGAGTATCGCCAGGCATGCGATGCGTTGCTGCTGTGGAAGCGGGCAGGGGGCTACGACTGTTCGACCCGGGTCAACGGACAGCCGAACACGGTGTGCTGGGGCGTATGGCAACGGCAGCAACAGCGTCATGCCCGCTGCCTGGCGGAGCAGTGA
- a CDS encoding DUF5677 domain-containing protein: MSLAQHALALSVRQVDTVTALIAEMRPPLDPPGRPQCALFLTIAEQFDATVCLAQANLLTHGAVHVRSMIEATADLFMLGLRDNHVRRMQYEEANGAKRFYERLLESHQLTAADREMIETNLAECLARYIPLHEEFKKDKLYEVEKFTDTELPEFIGIYSMLCSFVHNDLTALSLRHQRDTPGMIFRAPLDAGIAFLILQAAQHAMVRSAEYIGEIAWFPPGHFEQHMDTMHRLYRQLVDSRPLQRADAPA; the protein is encoded by the coding sequence ATGAGCCTTGCGCAGCACGCCCTCGCCCTGTCAGTCCGTCAGGTCGATACGGTCACCGCCTTGATAGCCGAGATGCGCCCACCGCTCGATCCACCCGGCCGGCCCCAATGCGCGCTGTTCCTCACAATCGCGGAGCAGTTCGACGCCACGGTGTGCCTAGCGCAGGCCAACCTCCTGACCCATGGGGCCGTGCATGTGCGCTCGATGATCGAGGCCACCGCAGACCTGTTCATGCTTGGCCTGAGAGATAACCACGTACGACGCATGCAATATGAAGAGGCCAACGGCGCCAAGCGGTTCTATGAGCGCCTGCTCGAATCCCACCAGCTGACCGCTGCGGACCGCGAGATGATCGAAACCAATCTGGCCGAATGCCTCGCGCGTTACATCCCGCTGCATGAAGAGTTCAAGAAGGACAAGCTCTATGAGGTGGAGAAATTCACTGACACAGAGTTGCCTGAGTTCATCGGCATCTACTCGATGCTGTGCAGCTTCGTCCACAACGACCTCACCGCTCTGTCGCTGCGCCACCAGCGGGACACGCCAGGAATGATCTTTCGCGCACCGCTGGACGCCGGAATAGCGTTCCTGATCCTGCAAGCCGCTCAGCACGCAATGGTGCGCTCGGCCGAATACATCGGCGAAATCGCGTGGTTCCCGCCCGGTCACTTCGAGCAGCACATGGATACGATGCACAGGCTGTACCGGCAGTTGGTGGACAGTCGCCCTCTACAGCGAGCCGATGCGCCTGCGTAA
- a CDS encoding phage portal protein, translated as MTDSDQGATATAPAGVEAFTFGDPTPVLDSRGILDYLECWRNGRYFEPPVDLHGLSRTTRANPYLHSGLTFKRNMLVSTFRPHKLLSREAFAQLALDYITFGMAYVERRRAMSGVNHSLAVPLAKYVRRGVEPGEFFQIRAGQIEHEFARGDVFQLREADVDQEIYGLPEWMPAVQSALLNESATLFRRKYYNNGSHAGFILYLTDSVTEKDDVDGIRNALRESRGPGNFRNLFLHSPGGSKDGLKLIPVSEVAAKDEFTGIKSVTRDDMLASLRTPPQLLGIVPQNSGGFGSIREAATVWTAMELSPLQTRLTALNEWLGDEVIRFNPFELGAAA; from the coding sequence ATGACTGACTCTGACCAGGGCGCTACCGCGACCGCGCCTGCCGGCGTCGAGGCGTTCACCTTTGGCGACCCTACGCCGGTGCTGGACTCGCGCGGCATCCTCGACTATCTCGAATGCTGGCGCAACGGGCGCTACTTCGAGCCGCCTGTGGATCTGCATGGGCTGTCCCGCACCACGCGGGCCAATCCCTATCTGCACAGCGGGCTGACGTTCAAGCGGAACATGCTGGTCAGTACATTCCGCCCGCACAAGCTGCTCAGCCGCGAGGCGTTCGCACAGCTGGCGTTGGACTACATCACCTTCGGCATGGCCTACGTTGAGCGGCGCCGCGCTATGTCCGGTGTCAATCACTCCCTGGCAGTGCCGCTGGCCAAATACGTCCGCCGAGGCGTGGAACCGGGCGAGTTCTTTCAGATCCGCGCCGGTCAGATTGAACATGAGTTTGCTCGCGGCGATGTGTTCCAGCTGCGAGAGGCAGACGTTGACCAGGAGATTTACGGGCTACCTGAGTGGATGCCGGCGGTGCAGTCGGCCCTGCTGAACGAATCGGCGACGCTGTTTCGCCGGAAGTATTACAACAACGGTTCGCACGCCGGGTTCATCCTGTACCTGACCGACTCGGTGACCGAGAAAGACGATGTGGACGGCATCCGGAATGCACTGCGCGAGTCGCGCGGGCCGGGCAACTTCCGCAACCTGTTTTTGCATTCGCCGGGCGGAAGCAAAGACGGGTTGAAGCTGATCCCCGTCAGCGAGGTTGCGGCGAAGGACGAGTTCACCGGGATCAAGAGCGTGACCCGTGACGACATGCTGGCCTCCCTACGCACACCGCCCCAGCTACTGGGCATCGTGCCGCAGAACAGCGGCGGGTTCGGCTCGATCCGCGAGGCGGCGACCGTGTGGACTGCGATGGAACTGTCACCCCTGCAGACGCGGCTGACCGCGCTCAACGAGTGGCTCGGCGATGAGGTGATCCGCTTCAACCCCTTTGAGCTGGGAGCGGCAGCATGA
- a CDS encoding putative holin — translation MTEPTSTGSMAALATGVGLASILPGIQTDAFLGAFAGATLFVVSAKNLPIWKRLVYLAISVVAGYLGGTEVMQRFGVVSTGLAAFICAAVIVTLTLSLIERSRTADVTRLPRGGSDG, via the coding sequence ATGACCGAACCAACCTCTACCGGCAGCATGGCAGCACTGGCAACGGGGGTCGGCCTTGCGTCGATCCTGCCGGGGATCCAAACCGATGCGTTCCTGGGCGCGTTCGCCGGCGCCACCCTGTTCGTCGTGTCGGCCAAGAACCTGCCGATCTGGAAGCGCCTGGTGTATCTGGCCATCAGCGTCGTGGCCGGCTACCTCGGCGGTACCGAGGTGATGCAGCGCTTCGGCGTGGTGTCCACTGGCCTTGCCGCGTTCATCTGTGCGGCGGTCATCGTCACCCTGACCCTAAGCCTGATCGAGCGCAGCCGCACCGCTGATGTGACCCGCCTGCCGCGTGGAGGCTCCGATGGCTGA